In Corynebacterium ulcerans, one genomic interval encodes:
- a CDS encoding DUF4185 domain-containing protein produces the protein MRMTRRKTLTVAALITVSSFTGVSTGHAIDFGTITRLPSALFSGSSGSSGSSGSSIPDAKPAPQRPNRISEGLTVTMLDDLFGRGKSDKFGILSGDLGEMVRLAKDGKEFAIIFGDSFTGEGLQGEWKSPIGLVAKLGEDGKIQILRPLNEGEKAEQLIKYEHKDRLTLLPSDVINIDGTIYMQAMWHKGLGNVIKTQIWKSTDQGKTWSSVNEIPASYMNEFGSLLSWENGDDGYVYMVSSKFGRAHSVYLTRFRPADISNEQQWEHYNPTTSTWSTHVDGAPLTPILSNSVKAGEMSLRRIEGHWVLSMFNEETWAIEVRISEKIDQSWDDIKPAHVVVAGTGGWGAKQSENNFTQLYGGYITPFSTLADMNIVVSQWNTSNNSRYNSTQFNVKGLDKFFNVTPKLADTQPTPQAVTASPEGTADQSVIEVSEVTPVDPGKAATPEQEILESVAPVEVLPLTGAHDSEKN, from the coding sequence ATGAGAATGACCCGTCGAAAAACGTTGACGGTTGCCGCCCTCATCACTGTTAGCTCGTTCACCGGTGTAAGCACCGGACACGCCATCGATTTTGGGACAATCACGAGACTGCCTTCCGCTTTATTCTCAGGATCCTCTGGTTCCTCCGGCTCTTCCGGCTCCTCGATCCCCGACGCTAAGCCCGCCCCGCAGCGTCCAAACCGGATCTCCGAGGGGCTCACGGTCACCATGCTCGACGATCTCTTTGGACGCGGTAAATCCGATAAGTTCGGCATCCTTTCCGGCGACCTAGGGGAAATGGTCCGGCTGGCCAAGGATGGTAAAGAATTTGCCATCATCTTCGGGGATTCTTTCACTGGCGAGGGCCTGCAAGGCGAGTGGAAAAGCCCGATCGGATTGGTAGCCAAGCTGGGAGAAGACGGGAAAATACAGATCCTTCGCCCGCTCAACGAGGGCGAAAAAGCCGAGCAGCTTATTAAGTACGAGCACAAAGACCGCCTGACGCTCCTCCCCTCGGACGTCATTAACATCGACGGAACAATCTACATGCAGGCCATGTGGCATAAGGGTTTGGGCAACGTCATAAAAACTCAGATCTGGAAGTCCACCGATCAGGGAAAGACCTGGTCTAGCGTCAACGAGATACCCGCTAGTTATATGAACGAGTTCGGCAGCCTTCTCTCCTGGGAAAACGGCGACGACGGATACGTGTACATGGTCTCCTCCAAGTTTGGCCGCGCACACAGCGTCTATCTCACCCGCTTCCGCCCTGCTGACATCAGCAATGAGCAGCAGTGGGAGCACTATAACCCCACTACAAGCACCTGGTCCACGCATGTCGATGGTGCACCCCTCACACCGATCCTCAGCAACTCGGTGAAAGCCGGCGAGATGTCCCTGCGTCGAATCGAGGGGCACTGGGTACTCAGCATGTTCAATGAAGAGACCTGGGCCATCGAGGTACGCATCTCCGAAAAAATCGACCAGAGCTGGGATGATATTAAGCCGGCTCACGTGGTGGTCGCTGGCACCGGCGGCTGGGGAGCTAAGCAAAGTGAAAACAACTTCACCCAGCTCTACGGCGGCTATATCACGCCTTTTTCCACTCTCGCCGACATGAATATCGTGGTGTCACAGTGGAATACCTCAAATAACAGCCGTTATAACTCCACGCAGTTTAACGTCAAGGGCTTGGATAAGTTCTTCAACGTCACGCCTAAGCTTGCCGACACCCAACCAACGCCGCAAGCAGTCACCGCTTCCCCCGAAGGCACGGCAGATCAAAGCGTTATCGAGGTCTCTGAGGTAACGCCAGTGGATCCGGGCAAGGCCGCGACACCAGAGCAAGAGATCCTAGAAAGCGTCGCGCCGGTAGAGGTGTTACCCCTTACCGGCGCGCATGATTCAGAGAAAAACTAG
- a CDS encoding ABC transporter ATP-binding protein codes for MLKFDNVQKSFGSKQVLKGVNFSVDRGEIVGLLASNGGGKTTSMRIALGLMKPDMGQVLVAGQKIAPDSVRGVGYMPEERGLYSDETVVNQLHYFARLHRIPKEKIKPRIKELLEKLEVSQFADSKVKELSLGNKQRIQIASALIHSPELLVLDEPFSGLDPLAVDRFQHLLREYADSGAAILFSSHQIEIVEKISDRVVIMKDGIVSYDGDTSGISSPEDKVLVHISLNLSKDRKIEDITFENNEKIESAQAVTDGVKLILKSGEISVGELMQCGLKPEEIREMRYEKNSLLDTLSSIYGKDT; via the coding sequence TTGCTTAAATTCGATAACGTACAGAAGAGTTTCGGCTCAAAACAGGTGCTCAAAGGCGTAAATTTTTCCGTGGATCGCGGAGAAATAGTTGGCCTGCTTGCTTCAAACGGTGGGGGCAAGACTACCTCGATGAGAATCGCACTCGGGCTCATGAAACCAGACATGGGTCAGGTTTTAGTTGCGGGGCAGAAAATCGCTCCCGATTCAGTTCGAGGCGTCGGATATATGCCTGAAGAACGTGGACTTTACTCTGATGAGACTGTGGTCAACCAGCTCCACTACTTTGCGCGGCTACACCGAATTCCAAAAGAGAAGATAAAACCTCGAATTAAAGAACTCCTGGAGAAGCTGGAAGTATCCCAATTCGCTGACTCAAAGGTTAAGGAACTGTCGCTAGGAAACAAGCAACGGATTCAGATTGCTTCTGCTTTAATTCATTCGCCAGAGTTGTTGGTTTTGGACGAACCCTTTTCAGGCCTTGACCCTTTAGCTGTTGATCGTTTTCAACATCTTCTACGGGAATACGCTGACAGCGGTGCCGCAATATTATTCAGCTCGCATCAGATCGAAATCGTAGAGAAAATATCCGATCGTGTAGTCATTATGAAGGACGGGATAGTTTCATATGACGGAGACACATCAGGCATTTCCTCGCCCGAGGATAAAGTATTGGTCCATATATCGCTGAATCTTAGTAAAGATAGAAAAATTGAGGATATCACTTTTGAGAATAACGAGAAAATAGAATCGGCTCAGGCTGTTACTGATGGCGTGAAATTGATCTTGAAATCCGGGGAGATTTCTGTTGGCGAGTTAATGCAATGTGGATTAAAACCCGAAGAAATACGCGAAATGAGATACGAGAAAAATTCGCTTCTTGACACCCTATCAAGCATTTATGGCAAGGACACCTGA
- a CDS encoding RidA family protein produces MTASENLKNLGIELPDVAAPVAVYIPATKVGNQVWTSGQLPFIDGALPAVGKVGADVSAEQAESYARVAALNALAAIDAVVGIDNVTRVLKIVGFVASAQDFGGQPGVVNGASQLMGEVFGEAGAHVRSAVGVAELPLNSPVEIEVVVEVAE; encoded by the coding sequence ATGACGGCAAGCGAAAACCTTAAAAACCTGGGAATAGAGCTGCCGGATGTTGCAGCGCCCGTGGCTGTCTACATTCCGGCCACCAAGGTAGGAAACCAGGTGTGGACCTCTGGTCAGCTACCTTTTATCGACGGCGCACTGCCGGCAGTGGGCAAGGTCGGGGCGGATGTATCCGCGGAACAGGCTGAATCCTATGCTCGCGTGGCCGCGTTGAATGCTCTGGCCGCCATCGATGCTGTGGTGGGCATTGATAATGTGACCCGAGTTCTGAAAATCGTGGGCTTTGTTGCCTCTGCTCAGGATTTCGGCGGGCAGCCTGGCGTGGTCAACGGTGCTTCGCAACTCATGGGGGAAGTCTTTGGCGAGGCCGGGGCGCATGTGCGTAGCGCCGTAGGAGTGGCGGAACTGCCGCTGAATTCTCCAGTGGAGATCGAAGTTGTTGTTGAGGTTGCTGAGTAG
- the glxR gene encoding CRP-like cAMP-activated global transcriptional regulator GlxR → MDGVQDILSRAGIFQGVDPVAVGNLIQELESVRFPRGATIFEEGEPGDRLYIITSGKVKLARHSLDGRENLLTVMGPSDMFGELSIFDPGPRTSSAVCVTEVHAATMNSEMLRQWISDHPEISEQLLRVLARRLRRTNASLADLIFTDVPGRVAKTLLQLANRFGTQEGGALRVNHDLTQEEIAQLVGASRETVNKALATFAHRGWIRLEGKSVLIVDTEHLAKRAR, encoded by the coding sequence GTGGATGGTGTGCAGGATATTCTCTCCCGCGCCGGAATTTTTCAGGGTGTAGATCCAGTTGCGGTCGGCAATCTGATTCAGGAGCTTGAAAGCGTCCGATTCCCGCGCGGGGCAACAATCTTTGAAGAGGGTGAGCCTGGCGACCGTTTGTACATCATCACTTCCGGAAAAGTGAAGCTGGCCCGCCACTCACTCGACGGTCGCGAAAACCTCTTGACAGTCATGGGTCCTTCCGACATGTTCGGCGAACTGTCCATCTTCGACCCAGGCCCACGTACGTCTTCCGCCGTCTGCGTCACCGAAGTTCATGCTGCCACCATGAATTCGGAGATGCTGCGCCAGTGGATCAGCGATCACCCAGAGATCTCCGAGCAACTGCTTCGTGTCCTGGCTCGCCGCTTGCGCCGTACGAATGCATCCCTCGCAGATTTGATCTTCACCGACGTCCCCGGCCGTGTTGCTAAGACGCTTCTGCAGCTGGCAAACCGCTTTGGCACCCAAGAGGGCGGTGCCCTCCGCGTGAATCACGACCTCACCCAGGAAGAGATCGCTCAGCTCGTGGGCGCAAGCCGTGAGACTGTGAACAAGGCTCTAGCCACATTCGCTCACCGCGGTTGGATCCGCCTCGAAGGCAAGTCGGTTCTGATCGTAGACACCGAGCACCTGGCAAAGCGCGCACGCTAA
- a CDS encoding DUF4177 domain-containing protein gives MTKWEYVTVPLLTHATKQILDTWGEDGWELVSVVPGPNPENVVAYMKREVE, from the coding sequence ATGACTAAATGGGAATATGTCACTGTACCTTTGCTCACTCACGCGACTAAGCAGATTCTGGATACTTGGGGCGAGGACGGCTGGGAGCTCGTCAGCGTTGTGCCGGGGCCAAACCCGGAGAATGTTGTCGCTTACATGAAGCGTGAGGTTGAGTGA
- a CDS encoding WhiB family transcriptional regulator: protein MTTSLMNVRKISPLEEDALGSLRALERGDWVMYAHCRNEDPDALFVRGAAQRRAAAICSECPVMMRCRADALDNRVEFGVWGGLTERQRRSILRNNPDIESWRDFFARGGELAGI from the coding sequence ATGACAACTTCGTTGATGAACGTACGTAAGATCAGCCCCCTAGAGGAAGATGCGCTGGGGTCACTTCGGGCATTGGAGCGTGGAGACTGGGTAATGTATGCCCACTGTCGTAATGAAGACCCGGATGCCCTTTTTGTCCGTGGCGCGGCGCAGCGACGGGCGGCAGCGATTTGTAGTGAGTGCCCCGTGATGATGCGCTGTCGTGCTGATGCTCTTGATAATCGTGTGGAGTTTGGAGTGTGGGGAGGCCTTACAGAGCGGCAACGACGTTCCATTCTGCGCAACAATCCCGACATTGAGAGCTGGCGAGATTTCTTTGCACGTGGCGGCGAGCTCGCCGGAATATAA
- a CDS encoding MBL fold metallo-hydrolase — translation MAIIAKLMSMEHPAYSQLRPVSPSVSVVLCPNPGYAALEGTNSWVVRAEGDSRSIVIDPGPEDEGHLNVLNSKANEVGLILLTHRHHDHADGAPRFYQLTEGAPVRAQDPAYCKGGTPLIDGELITVDGVTPQVEVVFTPGHTADSVCFFVWSGEPHASELEGIITGDTIAGRHTTMISETDGDLGDYLNTLALLEERGKDVCLMPGHGPEGHDVASFAHWYTQRRRQRLDQIRAARAELGEDASIKQLIDAVYDDVDPVLRGAAEQSTRVALRYLAEQE, via the coding sequence ATGGCAATAATCGCTAAGCTGATGAGCATGGAGCATCCTGCTTACAGTCAGCTACGGCCGGTTAGTCCGTCCGTTTCGGTGGTACTTTGTCCCAATCCGGGGTACGCCGCTCTCGAAGGAACTAATTCGTGGGTCGTGCGTGCGGAGGGGGACTCGCGCAGCATAGTTATTGACCCTGGTCCTGAGGACGAGGGTCACCTTAATGTGCTCAATAGCAAGGCCAATGAGGTTGGTCTGATACTGCTCACGCATAGGCATCACGATCATGCTGACGGAGCGCCGCGCTTCTATCAGCTCACAGAGGGCGCTCCTGTTCGGGCGCAGGACCCGGCTTATTGCAAAGGCGGAACGCCGCTTATCGACGGCGAGTTAATCACCGTGGACGGCGTTACCCCCCAAGTAGAGGTTGTTTTTACGCCGGGACACACCGCCGACTCTGTATGTTTCTTTGTATGGAGCGGGGAACCGCACGCATCGGAGCTAGAGGGGATTATCACTGGCGATACCATTGCGGGACGCCATACCACGATGATTTCCGAGACCGATGGTGATCTAGGGGATTATCTCAATACTCTCGCACTCCTGGAGGAGCGTGGCAAAGACGTGTGCCTTATGCCGGGGCACGGGCCGGAAGGTCATGACGTTGCAAGCTTTGCTCATTGGTACACCCAGCGTCGTCGTCAGCGCTTAGATCAAATCCGCGCAGCGCGCGCCGAGCTCGGCGAAGATGCATCTATCAAACAGCTTATCGACGCCGTCTATGATGACGTAGACCCAGTTCTGCGAGGTGCCGCAGAACAATCAACCCGCGTGGCACTGCGCTATCTGGCGGAACAAGAATAA
- a CDS encoding ABC transporter permease — MIIANDSFRYSLVFLVAQREALLSVRSKSVSIVFAVVALGAIALVGFSSKQVVNSGKDFNPHDVSVVVGLFMLVALSMSIMMSSPLLGASMVDEKDNKVVEILLSSIRADELYLGKVFGHVIIGLFQLTALWGITAVSSILFGLSDFASFPWSRTFIVLLFMFPGYLVFTALFGIAGAIVSRNEDYLAAQLPILILFFVTLFVPFLPLIKIGSFESGWLPAVSWIPPLSMVATPVREIYIGEPNWVVVISWILLLVLSAFLFFLGALTFKKNILK, encoded by the coding sequence ATGATAATTGCAAACGATTCTTTTCGATATTCTCTTGTATTTCTGGTGGCCCAAAGAGAGGCACTTCTTAGCGTTAGAAGTAAATCAGTCTCGATAGTTTTTGCTGTGGTTGCCTTGGGCGCGATTGCCTTAGTCGGCTTTTCTTCGAAACAAGTTGTTAATTCCGGCAAAGATTTCAATCCACACGATGTAAGTGTTGTCGTGGGGTTATTTATGCTGGTTGCATTGTCAATGTCCATCATGATGAGCTCACCCCTACTAGGCGCTTCCATGGTTGACGAGAAAGACAACAAAGTTGTTGAGATTCTGCTTTCTTCGATCCGTGCCGATGAGCTATACCTAGGAAAGGTATTTGGCCACGTTATTATCGGACTATTTCAACTAACTGCCCTCTGGGGAATTACAGCAGTTTCTTCTATTTTATTTGGATTGTCGGATTTTGCGAGTTTTCCATGGTCAAGAACATTCATAGTGCTCTTGTTTATGTTTCCTGGCTACCTTGTTTTTACTGCTTTATTTGGCATAGCAGGTGCTATTGTTTCAAGAAATGAAGACTACTTAGCTGCACAACTTCCGATCCTTATCCTCTTTTTTGTCACACTATTTGTCCCGTTTTTGCCGTTGATCAAAATTGGCTCTTTTGAAAGTGGTTGGCTTCCAGCAGTTTCTTGGATTCCACCACTGTCCATGGTGGCTACTCCGGTTAGGGAAATCTATATTGGGGAACCCAACTGGGTGGTCGTAATTTCTTGGATTTTACTGCTGGTATTATCAGCTTTTCTCTTCTTCCTGGGTGCTCTTACTTTTAAGAAAAATATTCTGAAGTAG
- a CDS encoding metallophosphoesterase codes for MVVKPTRRYAVRVASLKKTLLTATGVLGLTGLFTLAWAYRECSNFELKIVELPILEPGVLRDEDEFRILHLSDLHMIPNQIKKQEWVAQLDKLAPDLVVNTGDNLSDPKGVPGVLRALGPLLRRPGLFVFGTNDYFAPSMVNPFLYLFGKKRKPSEVALPWKGMRAAFIEHGWRDANQARHEFQINHVRIAVAGVDDPHHDLDDYEEIAGPPNPDADLSIALLHAPEPRVLERFERDGYMLSLSGHTHGGQVCLPGSRALVTNCGIDAQRVQGLHTFGNMWMHVSNGLGTSKFAPIRLFCRPSATLIRVTEKR; via the coding sequence ATGGTTGTTAAGCCTACTCGCAGGTACGCTGTACGAGTGGCTTCATTGAAAAAGACTCTTCTCACGGCAACCGGCGTGCTGGGACTCACCGGACTTTTCACCCTTGCATGGGCATATCGCGAATGCTCTAACTTTGAGCTCAAAATCGTGGAACTGCCCATCCTAGAACCTGGAGTCTTAAGAGACGAAGACGAATTTAGGATCCTGCACCTCAGCGATCTCCACATGATCCCCAACCAGATTAAGAAGCAAGAATGGGTAGCACAGCTGGACAAGCTGGCCCCAGATCTGGTTGTGAACACGGGAGATAACCTCAGCGATCCCAAAGGCGTGCCCGGAGTGCTGCGCGCACTCGGCCCGCTACTCCGACGCCCAGGACTCTTTGTTTTTGGTACCAACGACTATTTTGCCCCCAGCATGGTCAACCCCTTCCTCTATCTCTTTGGCAAAAAGCGCAAGCCTAGCGAGGTAGCACTGCCATGGAAAGGAATGCGTGCCGCCTTCATAGAGCACGGGTGGCGCGACGCAAATCAGGCTCGACACGAGTTCCAAATCAACCATGTGCGCATCGCCGTTGCAGGTGTCGACGACCCCCACCACGACCTCGACGACTATGAAGAAATAGCCGGCCCACCGAACCCGGACGCAGACCTCAGCATTGCGCTGCTGCATGCCCCCGAGCCACGCGTACTAGAGCGCTTTGAGCGCGACGGCTACATGTTGTCCCTCTCCGGTCACACCCACGGAGGCCAAGTCTGTTTGCCTGGCTCCCGTGCCCTTGTTACCAACTGTGGGATCGATGCACAGCGAGTGCAGGGACTGCACACTTTTGGAAACATGTGGATGCACGTTTCCAATGGTCTGGGCACTTCTAAATTCGCCCCTATCCGGCTTTTCTGCCGCCCTTCTGCCACGCTGATCCGCGTCACGGAAAAGCGTTAA
- a CDS encoding GatB/YqeY domain-containing protein, translating to MSELKMKIRADLTTAMKAREKERTGTLRMLLAAIQTEETSGTKHELTDEDVLKVIAREIKKRRESAEVYAGAGRQELADAETQEADILAEYQPAQLDDAQLAALVAQAVEEVAAEHGDVTMKHMGQVMKIATAKAAGQADGKRLSTAVRAALA from the coding sequence ATGAGTGAACTCAAGATGAAGATCCGTGCAGATTTGACCACCGCTATGAAAGCCCGGGAAAAGGAGCGTACGGGCACGTTGCGTATGCTTTTAGCCGCGATCCAGACAGAGGAGACGAGCGGAACAAAGCACGAGTTGACTGATGAGGATGTGCTCAAGGTCATTGCTCGTGAGATTAAAAAGCGCCGCGAGTCCGCAGAGGTGTACGCCGGAGCGGGCCGACAAGAGCTAGCCGACGCAGAAACTCAGGAGGCAGATATTCTTGCGGAATATCAGCCCGCCCAGCTAGACGACGCTCAACTCGCCGCACTCGTTGCTCAAGCAGTGGAAGAAGTCGCCGCGGAGCATGGCGACGTCACCATGAAGCACATGGGCCAGGTTATGAAGATCGCTACAGCTAAAGCAGCAGGCCAGGCTGATGGCAAGCGCCTGTCCACGGCAGTTCGTGCGGCGCTAGCCTAA
- a CDS encoding transglycosylase domain-containing protein, with product MSKWNSLTRIVAAAVAAGAASALALSPVAAITGVAAARTSATMQSNLQDLTDGSAPGVSTILDNQGSPIAWLYTQRRYSVPSEAIPQTVKDAIVSIEDRRFYEHKGVDLQGNLRAIAANLFAGGVEQGASTLDQQYVKNYLLLVTSNNADEQAAATETSIPRKLREMRMASTIDKMLSKDEILTRYLNLVPFGNNSFGIEAAARTHFGKSASELSLAQSAMFAGMVQSSSFLNPFTNADAVLERRNTVLDSMVMNGYINQEEADVAKAEPLGVLDAPQGLANGCIAAGDSGFFCDHVLNYLNKKGLSTEQITKGSYTIKTTLDPQTQTAAHNAVTSQVNAQSPGVADVMNIIEPGTNSRKILAMTSSRDYGLDLNAGQTVLPQTSSLVGAGAGSVFKIFTAAAALKQGYGLDTVLQVPRRYEAKGLGDGGASGCAPGTYCVENSGSYAPQMSLRDALAYSPNTPFVQLIESVGVRDVVDISVALGLRSYSEKGSFDQNNSIADYFKEHNLGSYTLGPTAVNALELSNVAASLASDGMWCEPSPIESVTDHNGNEVYLERPACEQAVSKEIANALANGLSQDTIKGTGAAAAKAAGFRAPTAAKTGTTESHQSAAFLGFNSNFASAAYIYNDGTTVSPLCTSPVSQCGKGTLFGGDEPARTWFSAATAAGRAATGTLPAYDTKYNRGSSEDLGSSYIGRNGDDVKRELTGKGYKVVTEYTAGNGLPKDHVVRTEVPVPLKSDSTIKLVLSDGTAPRRTTSPLIPRDEAPADDNRNQGGNDLANLLEQLLGR from the coding sequence GTGTCAAAGTGGAATTCACTCACCAGGATCGTCGCCGCTGCTGTAGCAGCAGGGGCTGCCAGCGCCCTAGCGCTCTCCCCCGTAGCTGCCATCACAGGCGTTGCAGCTGCACGCACTAGTGCAACAATGCAGTCCAATCTCCAAGATTTGACCGATGGGTCTGCCCCGGGAGTCTCCACCATTTTAGATAACCAAGGCTCACCGATCGCCTGGTTATACACCCAACGCAGGTATTCTGTGCCGTCTGAAGCAATCCCACAGACGGTAAAAGACGCGATCGTCTCTATCGAAGACCGCCGCTTTTATGAGCATAAAGGCGTAGATCTACAAGGCAATCTGCGCGCAATCGCCGCCAATCTTTTTGCCGGAGGCGTTGAACAGGGTGCATCCACTCTGGACCAGCAGTACGTGAAGAACTACCTGCTTCTTGTCACGTCGAACAATGCAGACGAGCAAGCAGCAGCCACGGAAACATCCATCCCACGTAAATTACGCGAGATGCGGATGGCCTCGACCATCGACAAGATGCTCTCCAAAGATGAAATCCTGACCCGCTACCTCAACCTGGTGCCCTTTGGAAATAATTCCTTTGGCATCGAGGCGGCAGCACGGACTCACTTTGGTAAATCCGCCTCTGAGCTCTCCTTAGCTCAGTCTGCGATGTTTGCCGGCATGGTGCAGTCATCCTCCTTCCTCAACCCCTTTACCAATGCGGATGCGGTTCTTGAGCGCCGCAATACCGTTTTGGATTCCATGGTGATGAACGGCTACATCAACCAGGAAGAAGCCGACGTGGCCAAAGCAGAACCACTCGGTGTGCTAGACGCACCTCAGGGGTTGGCAAATGGTTGCATCGCCGCTGGCGATAGCGGGTTCTTCTGCGACCACGTCCTTAATTACCTCAACAAAAAAGGCCTCAGCACCGAGCAGATCACTAAGGGCTCTTACACGATTAAAACCACGCTTGACCCTCAAACTCAGACGGCCGCTCACAACGCTGTCACCAGCCAGGTCAATGCACAATCCCCGGGAGTCGCAGATGTTATGAACATCATTGAACCCGGCACTAATTCGCGCAAGATCCTGGCGATGACGTCCTCCCGTGATTATGGTTTGGATCTCAACGCAGGTCAGACGGTTCTCCCACAAACGTCCTCGCTGGTGGGTGCCGGCGCCGGCTCAGTCTTCAAGATTTTCACGGCCGCGGCTGCACTCAAGCAGGGCTATGGTTTGGACACTGTCCTACAGGTTCCTCGCCGCTATGAGGCCAAGGGGCTTGGCGACGGCGGCGCCTCAGGCTGTGCACCCGGGACTTACTGCGTAGAAAACTCTGGTTCCTACGCTCCACAGATGTCTCTGCGCGATGCTCTGGCGTATTCGCCCAATACCCCCTTTGTCCAGCTCATCGAATCGGTTGGCGTGCGCGATGTGGTTGATATTTCCGTAGCATTGGGCTTGCGTAGTTACTCCGAGAAGGGTTCTTTTGACCAAAATAACTCCATCGCGGACTACTTCAAAGAGCACAATCTGGGTTCCTATACCTTAGGCCCCACAGCCGTCAATGCCCTTGAGCTCTCTAATGTTGCGGCTTCCCTGGCTTCCGATGGCATGTGGTGCGAGCCAAGCCCTATCGAGTCAGTAACCGACCACAACGGCAACGAGGTGTACCTAGAGCGTCCTGCGTGTGAGCAAGCTGTCAGCAAAGAAATTGCCAATGCGCTGGCCAACGGCCTGAGCCAGGACACCATCAAGGGAACCGGCGCGGCTGCGGCAAAGGCCGCGGGATTCCGTGCCCCAACAGCCGCCAAGACAGGTACCACGGAGTCACACCAGTCGGCCGCTTTCCTCGGCTTTAACTCCAACTTTGCGTCTGCGGCCTACATTTACAACGACGGAACAACCGTGTCCCCGCTGTGTACCTCACCGGTCTCCCAGTGTGGAAAAGGCACTCTCTTCGGCGGCGACGAACCCGCCCGCACCTGGTTCTCAGCTGCGACGGCAGCCGGCCGCGCCGCAACCGGCACCCTGCCTGCTTATGACACAAAGTACAATCGCGGATCCTCAGAAGACCTCGGCAGCTCCTACATCGGCCGCAACGGCGACGACGTAAAGCGCGAGCTCACAGGCAAGGGATACAAAGTTGTCACCGAATACACCGCAGGCAATGGCCTCCCCAAGGACCATGTAGTCCGCACCGAGGTTCCTGTCCCCCTCAAGTCCGACTCCACCATCAAGCTTGTGCTTTCCGACGGCACCGCCCCCCGCCGAACCACCAGCCCCTTGATACCACGAGACGAAGCCCCCGCCGATGACAACCGCAATCAGGGAGGCAACGACCTAGCCAACCTGCTGGAACAGCTACTTGGCAGGTAG